From the genome of Papaver somniferum cultivar HN1 chromosome 2, ASM357369v1, whole genome shotgun sequence, one region includes:
- the LOC113354342 gene encoding N-terminal acetyltransferase B complex catalytic subunit NAA20 codes for MTTIRRFCCNDLLRFTNVNFDHLTETFNMSFYMTYLARWPDYFHVAEAPGNITMGYIMGKVEGQGESWHGHVTAVTVAPEYRRQKLAKNLMSMLEDSSDKIDKAYFVDLFVRASNGPAIKMYEKLGYIIYRRVLRYYSGEEDGLDMRKALSRDVEKKSVIPLKRPVTPEELEYD; via the exons ATGACAACCATTCGAAGATTTTGTTGCAATGATCTTCTCCGATTTACTAATGTCAATTTCGATCATCTTACCGAAACT TTCAATATGTCATTCTACATGACATACTTAGCAAGATGGCCTGATTATTTTCATGTAGCTGAAGCTCCTGGAAATATAACCATGGGTTACA TTATGGGGAAAGTTGAAGGACAAGGCGAATCTTGGCATGGCCATGTAACTGCAGTTACTGTTGCTCCGGAGTATAGGAGGCAGAAATTAGCTAAGAATCTCATGAGCATGCTCGAGGACAGCAGTGACAAGAT TGACAAGGCCTACTTTGTGGACCTCTTTGTGAGGGCATCCAATGGACCAGCCATAAAAATGTATGAAAAG CTTGGCTATATAATCTATAGACGGGTGCTGCGGTACTATTCTGGAGAGGAAGATGGATTGG ACATGCGGAAAGCTTTATCACGAGATGTTGAAAAAAAGTCTGTTATTCCCCTCAAAAGACCAGTTACTCCCGAGGAACTGGAATATGACTAG